The following are from one region of the Acidobacteriota bacterium genome:
- a CDS encoding DUF2254 domain-containing protein, producing the protein MNWFIVNRSRVFLRSSLCVTPIVFMAAALLTAPLVRWVDDRTQWTLMGFEPDGARALVGALASSLLTFIVFAFSMILLMVQIAGGQLSPRVIARIFEGRTAKLTLGAFAFSFTYSLAAMGRIEGRVPQLPVMLVILSSLASLALFLYLIQRVSQTLRPIQIMTQVAADTRAAIDKAYPDPFTAPPEAAPGPDVPTVPADRTVTYRGCPGAVLAVDTAGLAEIARKAGCTLELVPRMGDFLADGDDLFGLRGARSGEVDENRLRRGVVTGTERSQENDPVFGFRILVEIAVKALSPSLNDPSTGVLALDQLQHLLRRLGGRDLDTGLVRDSAGAVRLRFRTPAWEDYLALAVTEIRHYGADSHQVARRLRAMFDHLLAVLPAERREALHRERALLQRTTEGALADPEDRRLAGVGDRQGFGSLLRGGGPEDAPNGR; encoded by the coding sequence ATGAACTGGTTTATTGTCAACCGTAGCCGGGTTTTTCTGCGATCCTCCCTGTGTGTGACGCCGATTGTCTTCATGGCGGCGGCACTCCTCACCGCCCCCCTGGTCCGGTGGGTGGACGACCGCACGCAGTGGACGCTGATGGGCTTCGAACCCGACGGGGCGAGGGCCCTGGTCGGGGCCCTGGCCTCGTCGCTCCTCACCTTCATCGTCTTCGCCTTCAGCATGATCCTGCTCATGGTCCAGATCGCCGGCGGCCAGCTCTCGCCGCGCGTCATCGCCCGGATCTTCGAGGGCCGGACCGCCAAGCTGACCCTGGGCGCCTTCGCGTTCTCCTTCACCTATTCCCTGGCGGCCATGGGCCGGATCGAGGGCCGTGTCCCGCAGCTCCCGGTGATGCTGGTCATCCTGTCGAGCCTGGCGAGCCTCGCCCTCTTCCTCTACCTGATCCAGCGGGTCAGCCAGACCCTCCGGCCCATCCAGATCATGACCCAGGTGGCCGCCGACACCCGCGCCGCCATCGACAAGGCCTACCCGGACCCCTTCACGGCCCCGCCGGAAGCGGCGCCGGGCCCGGACGTCCCGACCGTCCCCGCCGACCGTACGGTCACCTACCGCGGGTGCCCGGGGGCGGTCCTGGCGGTGGACACGGCCGGCCTGGCGGAGATCGCCCGGAAGGCGGGTTGCACCCTCGAACTCGTCCCGCGGATGGGGGATTTCCTGGCCGACGGGGACGACCTGTTCGGGCTCCGCGGCGCCCGGTCGGGCGAGGTGGACGAGAACCGCCTGCGCCGCGGCGTGGTGACAGGCACCGAGCGTTCCCAGGAGAACGACCCGGTCTTCGGCTTCCGGATCCTCGTGGAAATCGCCGTCAAGGCGCTCTCCCCGAGCCTCAACGACCCGTCCACGGGGGTCCTGGCCCTGGACCAGCTCCAGCACCTCCTTCGCCGGCTCGGCGGACGTGACCTCGACACCGGGTTGGTTCGGGATTCGGCCGGAGCGGTCCGGCTCCGGTTCCGCACCCCGGCCTGGGAAGACTACCTTGCCCTCGCCGTGACGGAGATAAGGCACTACGGGGCCGACAGCCACCAGGTGGCGCGGAGGCTCCGGGCGATGTTCGACCACCTCCTGGCCGTCCTGCCCGCGGAGCGCAGGGAAGCACTTCACCGGGAACGGGCTCTCCTGCAGCGGACCACCGAGGGGGCCCTGGCCGACCCCGAGGACCGTCGCCTGGCGGGCGTCGGCGACCGTCAGGGCTTCGGCAGCCTCCTGCGCGGCGGCGGCCCGGAGGACGCCCCGAACGGACGGTAG